In Gloeocapsopsis sp. IPPAS B-1203, a genomic segment contains:
- a CDS encoding FAD-binding oxidoreductase, whose protein sequence is MTGTAIKSVDWEVFIAALAEIEVIVDAAQVAKLSQDYYTFSPILHRQLAGKVGDIVVRPATEAEVLRVAAVCAKYRVPVTVRGAGTGNYGQCVPLHGGVILDMSRMQRIPWIEAGIARLEAGVKLAALDKKARESGWEIRMAPSTYRTATIGGFIAGGSGGIGSITYGQLRDRGNLLALKVVTIEDEPRAIELRGDDVQKVNHAWGVNGIITELEIPLAPAYPWVEMIVTFDDFMTAARFGQALGNADGMVKKLITVFASPIPSYFTALRQYIPDKTHAAFLIVAESCLELLPGLIQEYNGKLTYQKSAQDVGKSINLGEFTWNHTTLHARTVDSSMTYLQSLFPADKSLQIVEHMFHHFGDEVMMHLEFIRVNGAVIPAALQLVRYTTEERLNEIMRYHEANGVFIANPHTYIIEDGGRKQMDPEQLKFKQMVDPYGLMNPGKIKALMTQ, encoded by the coding sequence ATGACGGGGACAGCGATTAAATCAGTTGATTGGGAGGTTTTTATTGCTGCGTTGGCGGAGATTGAGGTGATTGTAGATGCAGCACAGGTGGCGAAGTTATCGCAGGATTATTATACTTTTAGCCCGATTTTGCACCGTCAGCTGGCAGGGAAGGTTGGAGATATTGTGGTGCGCCCTGCTACGGAGGCGGAAGTTCTGCGAGTAGCGGCGGTGTGTGCAAAGTATCGCGTACCAGTAACGGTGAGAGGTGCAGGAACGGGAAATTATGGGCAATGCGTACCATTACATGGTGGTGTCATTTTGGATATGTCGCGGATGCAAAGAATTCCGTGGATTGAGGCTGGTATAGCACGCTTAGAAGCTGGGGTGAAGTTGGCGGCGTTGGATAAAAAGGCGCGGGAAAGTGGTTGGGAAATTCGCATGGCTCCTTCAACATATCGTACTGCAACCATTGGGGGATTTATTGCAGGTGGTAGTGGGGGTATTGGTTCGATTACTTATGGACAATTGCGCGATCGCGGTAATCTTTTGGCATTGAAAGTTGTGACAATAGAAGACGAACCTCGTGCGATCGAGTTGCGAGGTGATGATGTGCAAAAGGTCAATCATGCTTGGGGCGTGAATGGTATTATCACTGAATTAGAAATCCCGCTTGCACCTGCTTATCCTTGGGTTGAAATGATTGTCACGTTTGATGATTTCATGACAGCCGCCCGTTTTGGGCAAGCATTAGGCAATGCGGATGGTATGGTTAAGAAATTAATTACAGTTTTTGCATCGCCAATTCCCAGTTACTTTACAGCATTGCGTCAATACATTCCTGATAAAACTCATGCAGCTTTTCTAATAGTGGCAGAATCTTGTTTGGAATTACTGCCAGGATTGATTCAAGAGTATAACGGGAAGCTAACTTATCAAAAGTCTGCGCAGGATGTTGGTAAAAGTATAAATTTAGGGGAATTTACTTGGAATCACACAACTCTACACGCCCGTACTGTTGATTCATCGATGACCTACTTACAAAGTTTATTTCCCGCAGATAAATCATTGCAAATTGTCGAGCATATGTTTCATCATTTTGGAGATGAAGTCATGATGCATTTAGAATTTATTCGAGTCAATGGTGCAGTCATTCCTGCAGCGTTGCAACTTGTACGCTATACAACAGAAGAACGTTTGAATGAGATTATGCGCTATCACGAAGCTAACGGCGTGTTTATTGCTAATCCGCACACATACATCATTGAAGATGGCGGACGTAAACAAATGGACCCCGAACAGCTAAAGTTTAAACAAATGGTCGATCCTTATGGATTGATGAATCCTGGTAAGATCAAGGCGTTGATGACTCAATAA
- a CDS encoding ABC transporter permease gives MTILRRRKSSQVTNDATQCVSVDVIAPIVVGILVLVAWEVFVRMTNLPPYLLPGPLLVLQTLITDWNELFASLLVTLQITVVAFVAAAVSGLLISILFTQSKWIEKSLFPYAVILQTTPIVAIAPLIIIWLKNNTFAALVVCAWIVAFFPIVANTTLGLNSVDRNLVNLFQLYKASKWQTLVHLRLPSAMPYFLGGLRISGGLALIGAVVAEFVAGTGGARSGIAYRILISSYNLQIPRMFAALLLTTGLGVAIFVGLTVLSDWVLGKWHESAVKHEN, from the coding sequence ATGACTATTCTCCGTCGTCGCAAATCTAGTCAAGTAACTAATGACGCTACTCAGTGTGTATCTGTTGACGTTATTGCACCAATCGTTGTAGGAATTCTAGTCTTAGTGGCGTGGGAAGTGTTTGTACGCATGACCAACTTACCACCGTATTTGCTTCCTGGTCCTCTATTAGTATTGCAAACATTAATCACAGATTGGAATGAACTATTTGCTTCGTTGTTAGTTACCTTACAAATTACTGTCGTTGCTTTTGTTGCAGCAGCAGTTTCAGGATTGCTGATTTCAATTTTGTTTACGCAGAGTAAGTGGATTGAAAAAAGCTTATTTCCCTACGCGGTGATTTTGCAAACAACTCCAATAGTTGCGATCGCACCTTTAATTATTATTTGGTTAAAAAACAACACATTTGCAGCGTTGGTTGTCTGTGCTTGGATTGTGGCGTTTTTCCCGATTGTTGCTAATACAACACTGGGGTTGAATAGTGTCGATCGCAATTTAGTAAATTTATTTCAACTGTATAAAGCTTCAAAGTGGCAAACTCTAGTGCATTTACGTTTGCCGAGTGCTATGCCATATTTTTTAGGTGGATTGCGAATTAGTGGTGGTTTGGCGCTGATTGGTGCGGTTGTGGCGGAGTTTGTTGCGGGAACAGGTGGGGCGCGATCGGGGATTGCATATCGCATTTTGATATCGAGTTACAACTTGCAAATTCCACGGATGTTTGCAGCGTTGTTGTTGACGACGGGGTTAGGGGTGGCGATTTTTGTGGGGCTAACGGTGTTGTCAGATTGGGTATTGGGAAAATGGCATGAAAGTGCAGTGAAGCATGAAAATTAG
- a CDS encoding ABC transporter ATP-binding protein, with product MIPAIELNHVSKVYSNGTVALHNMNLAIQDAEFVSLVGPSGCGKSTVLRIIAGLGQMNSGSIDWGVCDRKLAFVFQEPALMPWATVQDNVHLPLKLAGTSKKYADVLVQQAIQRVGLSGFERSYPRELSGGMKMRVSIARALVTKPNILLMDEPFGALDEITRSKLNRDVLDLWNQHRWTVVFVTHNIYEAVYLSNRVIVMAARPGRVVADIAIDAPYPRSEEFRTSLVYNQYCREVSQCLMETMNEQLLPNDRTAIAQPI from the coding sequence ATGATTCCCGCAATTGAGCTGAATCATGTCAGTAAGGTCTACAGTAACGGTACTGTGGCTTTGCACAACATGAACTTGGCAATTCAGGATGCAGAATTTGTGAGTTTAGTCGGTCCTTCCGGTTGTGGTAAAAGTACAGTATTGCGGATTATTGCCGGATTAGGACAAATGAATTCTGGCAGTATTGATTGGGGGGTCTGCGATCGCAAACTGGCTTTTGTTTTTCAAGAACCCGCATTAATGCCTTGGGCAACTGTTCAAGACAATGTGCATTTGCCACTAAAATTAGCTGGAACATCTAAAAAGTATGCAGACGTCTTAGTACAACAAGCGATTCAACGTGTAGGTTTGAGTGGCTTTGAACGCAGCTATCCTCGCGAGTTATCTGGTGGAATGAAAATGCGAGTATCGATTGCTCGTGCTTTAGTGACAAAACCAAATATACTACTGATGGACGAACCCTTTGGGGCGTTAGATGAAATTACCCGTAGCAAACTAAATCGCGATGTCCTCGATCTGTGGAATCAGCACCGTTGGACAGTAGTTTTTGTCACGCATAATATTTATGAAGCAGTTTATTTATCCAATCGTGTCATTGTTATGGCAGCACGTCCAGGGCGTGTAGTTGCAGATATTGCAATTGATGCACCGTATCCCCGTAGTGAAGAATTTCGCACCTCTTTGGTTTACAACCAATACTGTCGTGAAGTCTCGCAATGTTTGATGGAAACAATGAACGAACAACTATTACCTAACGATCGCACGGCGATCGCGCAACCTATATAG